In the Rubrivivax gelatinosus IL144 genome, CAAGACTTCCTCGACGCCGCGGCGGTGGCCGACGTCATCGGCATCGACCTTGAGCACGTCAACTTCGCCGCCGAGTACAAGGACCGCGTCTTCGCCGAGTTCCTGCGCGAATACAGCGCCGGGCGCACGCCCAACCCGGACGTGCTGTGCAACGCCGAGATCAAGTTCAAGGCCTTCCTCGACCACGCGATGCGCCTGGGCGCCGAGCGCATCGCCACCGGCCACTACGCCCGCGTGCGCGAACGCGACGGCCGCTTCGAGCTGCTGAAGGGCCTGGACCCGGCCAAGGACCAGAGCTACTTCCTGCACCGCCTGAACCAGGCGCAGCTGGCGCGCACGATGTTCCCGGTCGGCGAACTGCCCAAGACCGAGGTGCGCCGCATCGCCGCCGAGATCGGCCTGCCGAACGCGAAGAAGAAGGACTCGACCGGCATCTGCTTCATCGGCGAGCGCCCGTTTCGCGAGTTCCTCAACCGCTACCTGGCGCAGGCGCCGGGCGACATCGAGGACGAACGCGGCCGCGTCGTCGGCCGCCACGTGGGCCTGAGCTTCTACACGCTGGGCCAGCGCCAGGGCCTGGGCATCGGCGGGCTGAAGACCGGCGGTGGCGAGCACGCGCCCTGGTACGTGGCACGCAAGGAACTCGAGCGCAACGTGCTGCGCGTCGTGCAGGGCCACGACCACCCCTGGCTGCTGTCGCGCACGCTCGCCGCCAGCGACTGCGCCTGGGTCGCCGGCACGCCGCCGGCCGAAGGCGCGCTGGCCGCCAAGACGCGCTACCGCCAGGCCGACGCGGCCTGCACGCTGCGCCGCGACGGCGAGGCCGTCGTGCTCTCGTTCGCCGAGCCGCAGTGGGCCGTCACGCCCGGCCAGTCGGCCGTGGTCTACGGCGGCGAGGTCTGCCTCGGCGGCGGCGTCATCGAATCGTCCGAACCCTGAGTCGGGCCGCCGGCCCGCACACCATGAGCGAACCCCAAGCCCCGGCCCGCCCGATGCTCACGCCGCTGGCCGCCGCGCGCGGCGCGGCCCCCCGGCGACGCGGCCGGCGCTGGATCTGGCTGGGCTTCGTCGGCATCGCTGCGGCGCTGGCCGTCGCCGCCTGGAGCCGGCGCGCGCCCGAGGTCCAGGCCACCAGCGTCGCCAGCGCCTACCCGTCGGCACGTTTCGCCGAACTCAGCGCCTCGGGCTACGTCGTCGCCCAGCGCCGCGCCGCGGTGGCGAGCAAGGCCACCGGCCGGCTGGTCGAGCTGGCGGTGCGCGAAGGCAGCGTCGTCAAGGCCGGCGACCTGATCGCGCGCATCGACGCCGCCGACGTGCTGCCCACCGTGCTCGCCGCCGAAGCCGGCGTGCGCCAGGCCGAAGCCACGCGGCGCCAGGCCGCGGTCGAGCTCGACAACGCCCGCGCCGACCTGGAACGCACGCTGGGGCTCAAGGATCAGGGCTTCGTCTCGCCGCAAGCAGTCGACTCGGCCCGCCGCCGCGCCGACGCCGCCGCCGCCGCGCTGGCTGCCAACGACGCCGCCATCGCCCAGTCGCGCGCCCAACTCAACGTGCAGCGCGTCGCGCGCGACAACACCGAGATCCGCGCGCCCTTCGACGGCGTCGTGCTGGTCAAGAACGCCAACGTCGGCGACCTGATCACGCCGCTGTCCAGCGCCACCGGCGCGCTGGGCGCCGTGGTCACGATGGCCGACATGTCGACGCTGGAGGTCGAGGCCGACGTCTCCGAGGCCAACGTCGGCCGAATCCGCATCGACCAGCCGGTGGAGATCGCGCTGGACGCGCTGCCCGACAAACGTTTCGCCGGCAGCGTCGCGCGCATCGTGCCCACCGTCGACCGCGCCAAGGCGACGGTGATGACCAAGATCCGCTTCGAGCAGCTCGATCCGCGCATCCTGCCGGAGATGGCCGCGCGCGTCGTTTTCCTGTCGCAGGCCGCCAGCGAAGCCGACCGCCGGCCGGTGATGGCGCTCAACCCCAAGGCCGTCGTCGAGCGCGACGGCCGCCGCGTCGTGCTGCGCATCGGCGCCGACGAGCGCCTGGAGGCCGTGCCGGTGAGCGTCGGCCGCACGCTGGGCGACGTCGTCGAGATCGCGCCCGGCGCGCTGAAACCCGGCGAGCGTGTCGTGCTCGCGCCCGCCGACACGCTGGCCGCCGGCACGCGCGTGACGGTGGCCAAGTGAACACGCCGCCGCTGATCCGCATCCAGGGGCTGCGCAAGACCTACCGCCGCGGCGAGCAGGACATCCCGGTGCTCGAAGGCATCGACCTGGACGTGCACGCCGGCGAGTTCGTCGCGCTGATGGGCCCCAGCGGCTCGGGCAAGAGCACGCTGCTGAACCTGGTGGCCGGCATCGACAAGCCGAGCGCCGGCACGATCGAGATCGCCGGCACCGACATCGCGACGCTGGACGAAGGCCAGCTCGCAGACTGGCGCGCCGCCAACGTCGGCTTCATCTTCCAGTTCTACAACCTGCTGCCGGTGCTGACCGCGGCCGAGAACGTCGAGCTGCCGCTGCTGCTGACCAACCTCACGGCGCGCGAGCGCCGCGAGCGGGTCGCCCAGGCGCTGGCGCTGGTGTCGCTGGCCGACCGCGCCGGGCACTATCCGAACGAGCTCTCCGGCGGCCAGCAACAGCGCGTGGCGATCGCGCGCGCGCTGGTCGGCGACCCGACGCTGATCGTCGCCGACGAGCCCACCGGCGACCTCGACCGCCACACCGGCGAAGAGGTGCTGTCGCTGCTGGAGCAGCTCGTCGCCGAGCTCGGCAAGACCATCGTCATGGTCACCCACGACCCCAAGGCCGCGGCGCGTGCGCACCGCCTGGTGCACCTGGAAAAAGGCGTGCTGGTCGACGAGGCCGCGGCCGGCTGAACGGGGCGACGCGGTGTTCCTGCTGCGCCTGCTGCTGAAGAACGCGTTCCGCCACCGGCTGCGCACGCTGCTGACCATCGTCGGCCTGATGGTCGCGGTCTGCGCCTTCGGGCTGCTGCGCACCATCGTCGACGCCTGGTACGCCGGCGCCAACGCCAGCTCCAGCACGCGGCTTGTCGTGCGCAGCGCGACCTCGCTGACGGTGCCGCTGCCGCTGGCCTATGCCGAGCGGCTGCGTGCGGTCGACGGCGTCACCGCGGTCAGCTGGTCGAACTGGTTCGGCGGCGTCTACGTCACCGAGCGCAACTTCTTCCCGCAGTTCGCCGTCGACGGCGCCAGCTATCTGCCGCTGTACCCGGAGTTCGTCGTCGCCGACGCCGAACGCACGGCTTGGCTGCGCGACCGCCGCGGCGTGCTCGTCGGCCGCACGCTGGCGGCCAAGTACGGGTGGAAGGTGGGCGACACGGTGCCGCTGCGCGGCACGATCTACAGCGGCACCTGGAACTTCACGATCCGCGGCATCTACCAGGGCGCCGACGCTGGTGTCGACCAGAACCAGATGCTGATGCACTGGGGCTACGTCAACGAGATCCAGCGCCAGCGTTTCCCCGGCCGCGGCGACTCGGTCGGCGTGTTCGTCGTCGGCATCCGCGACCCGAACGACGCCGCGCTCGTCGGCCAGCGCATCGACACGATGTTCCGCAACTCGCTGGCCGAGACGCTGACCGAGACCGAGAAGGCCTTCCAGCTCGGCTTCGTGTCGATGAGCGAGGCCATCCTCGTCGCGCTGCAGGCGGTGAGCCTGATCGTCATCGTCATCATCATGGCGGTGATGGCCAACACGATGGCGATGACGGCGCGCGAGCGCCTGGCCGAGTACGCGACGCTGAAGGCGCTGGGTTTCCCGCCGGAGTTCGTCGTCAAGCTGTTGTTCGGCGAGAGCCTGCTGATCGCCGTGATCGGCGGCGTGCTCGGCGTGCTGGTGACGCTGCCGCTGGCCTCGGCCTTCGCCAACGCCGTCGGCACGCTGTTCCCGGTGTTCCGCGTCGCGCCGGAGACGATCGCGCTGCAGCTGCTGGCGGCGCTGGCGGTCGGCGTCGCCGCGGCCGCCTGGCCGGCCTGGCGCTCCAGTCGCATCGACATCGTCGACGGCTTGAGACACGTCGCCTGAGCCCCCCATGCGCCGCGCCGTCCCGCTTGCCTACATCGCACGCAACCTCTGGGTGCGGCGCGTGACGACGGCGCTGACCGCCGGCGGCATGGCGCTGGTGATCTTCGTCTTCGCCACCGTGCTGATGATGACCGAGGGCATCCGCGCGACGCTGGTGGCCACCGGCCAGCCGGACAACGTCGTCGTGCTGCGCAAGGGCTCCAACGCCGAGATCACCAGCACCATCGGGCGCGAGCAGGCCGGCATCATCGAGAGCCTGCCCGGCATCGCCACCGACGCGGCCGGCCAGCCGCTGGTCAGCCGCGAGCCGGTGGTGCTGAACAGCCTCGTCAAACGCAACGGCAAACCCGGCAACGTGACGCTGCGCGGCACGTCGGCTACCGGGCTGGCGCTGCGGCCGCAGGTGCACATTGTCGAAGGCCGCTTCTTCCGCCCGGGCAGCGCCGAGATCGTCGTCGGCCGCGCCGTCGCGCGCGGCTACGACGGCGTCGCTCCGGGCTCGACGCTGCGTTTCGCCGGCCGCGACTGGACCGTCGTCGGCATCCTCGACGCCGGCAAGACCGGCTTCGACTCCGAGATCTGGGGCGACTCCGAGCAGCTGATGCAGGCCTTCCGGCGCCTGGCCTACTCCAGCGTGATCTTCCGCCTGGCCGAGCCCTCGTCCTTCGAGGCGGTGCGCGCGCGGCTGGAAGACGACCCGCGGCTGACGCTGGAGGCCAAGCCCGAGATCCGCTTCTACGCCGAGCAGAGCGAGCAGCTCGCCAACTTCATCAGCATCCTGGGCACGGCGCTGGCGCTGATCTTCTCGACCGGCGCGATCGTCGGCGCGGCGATCACGATGTTCGGCGCGGTCGCCTCGCGTGTCGGCGAGATCGGCACGCTGCGCGCGCTGGGCTTCCGCCGCGAGGCGGTGCTCGTGGCCTTCCTCGGCGAGTCGCTGCTGCTGGCTTTCGTCGGCGGCGTCTTCGGGCTCGCGGCGGCCAGCCTGATGCAGTTCGTCGACGTCTCGACGACCAACTTCGCCACCTTCTCCGAACTCGCCTTCCAGTTCCGGCTGACGCCCGTCATCGGCGCCAAGGCCATAGCCTTCGCGCTGGCGATGGGGCTGATCGGCGGCTTCGTGCCGGCCTGGCGCGCGGCGCGGCTGAAGATCGTCGACTGCCTGCGCGCGGCCTGATCAGGCGCCGCCGTCGTACCAGACGACCGCCCGGCCGCCGGCCGTCCATTGCTCGTAGCGGCGCGCGAACAGCGCCTCGATGCGCCCGCGCTTGACCTTGAAGGTCGGCGTGACGAGGTCGTTGGCCACCGTCCAGGCGTCGCGCATCGCGACCAGGCAGACCAGGCGCTCGTGCGGGTCGAGCAGCGAGTTGACGGTGGCCAGGTGGTCGGCGAGCGATCGTTCCAGCGCCGCGCGGCCTTCGGCGTCGTCCGCCTGCGCCGCGGCGGCCGGGTTCAGCATCACCAGGCCCAGCGGCTGGTGCAGGTGGGCGCCGCTGACGCAGCAGGCTTCGACCGCCGGGTGCATCACCAGCTTGTCCTCGATCGGCGCCGGCGCGACGTACTTGCCCTTGCTGGTCTTGAACAAGTCCTTCACGCGGCCGGTGATGCGCAGGTTGCCGCCTTCGTCGAGCTCGCCCTGGTCGCCGGTGTGCAGCCAGCCGTCGGCGGTGAAGGCTTCGCGCGTGAGTTCAGGCTCGCGGTAGTAGCCGGTCATCAGCGCCGGGCAGCGCATCTGGATCTCGCCGCTTTGCGGATCCAGCCGCGACGACACGCCGTCGTAAGGCAGGCCCACGGTGCCGGGGCGCGGGTGGCCGGGCAGCGTGGCGTGGCTGATGCCGCAGTTCTCGGTCATGCCGTAGACCTCGACGACGTCCAGCCCGAGCCGGCCGTACCAGCGCAGCAGCTCGGGCGGCATCGGCGCCGCGCCGCCGGCGGCGAAGCGGCAGGCGTCCAGCCCCAGGCCTTCGAGCACCTTGCGCCGCACGATGCGGCCCAGGCCGGGCACGGCGAGCAAGGTGTTCAGCTTGGACGGCGGCATCTTGGCGTGCACGCCCTGCTGGAACTTGAGCCACAGCCGCGGCACCGAGAAGAACACCGTCGGCCGCGCGCGGCGCAGGTCCTCGGCGAAGGTCTCCAGCGTGTCGGCGAAGTAGACGCGCATGCCGCTGGCGAGCTGGCCGTGTTCGACCAGCGTGCGCTCGGCGACGTGCGACAGCGGCAGGTAGCTCAGCATGCGCGCGTCGGCGTCCAGGCCGCCGATGCGCCGCAGCCCCGACTGCAGCGCCCAGGCGAAGTGCGAGAAGCGGTGCATCACGCCCTTGGGCGCGCCGGTCGTGCCGGAGGTGTACATCACGGTGCAGAGCTCGGTGCCCGGGCGCACCGGCTCGCCGGCCAGCGGCGCGGTGGCGGCGACGATGTCGTCCCAGCGCGGCGCGCCGCTGCCCGGGCCCAGCGGCAGCTCGACACAGGACAGGCCCTCGGGCACGCCGGCCTTCATCTCGTGCCACGTGTCCAGCTTGCCGACGAACAGCAGGCGCGCACCGCTGTGCTCCAGCACCTGGCGCACGGTGGCCGCGGCCAGCGTCGGGTACAGCGGCACCGAAACGTGGCCGGCCATCCAGATCGCCCAGTCGGCCATCAGCCAGTGCGCGCTGTTCTTGCCGAGGATGGCGATGCACGAGCCGCGCGGCAGGCCGAGCGAAACGAGGTGCGCCGCCATGCGCCGCGCCTGGCCGATGGCCTCGCCCCAGGAGATGTCGCGCAGCGTGCCGCCGCCCGGCTGGGTGAAGGCGATGCGCGCGGGCGCGGTCTTCTCCCAGTGCCACAGGCGCTGCAGCGCGAGCGCGTCGTCGGGCACGGTGTCGGGGATCGTCTCGGACATGGCGGCCACCCGCGGGCCGCGACGGGGCCCGGACGAAGCCAGACTAGCGGCGCCCGCCGCGCCGGCGGCTCAGGGCTTACGACGAGGCGGCGCCAGTGCGCGCTCGCGTCATCCCCCGAACGCGTGACGGGGCGACCCGCAGTTCAGCGGCCGTGGCTCAGCGCGTCGGCGAGCTGCTCCTGCACCTGGCGCACGCTGCGCAGCGCCAGCGTGACGTCGAGCTCGGCCAGCGGCGCGATCGTCGCGGTGACCTCGTCGACGGTCGCCGGATCGTTGATCAGCGCGTGGGCGATCACCGAGACCGCGCCGATGGCGCGCCGGTTGGGCGGCATCTGCGGCGGGAACTCCAGGCCGAACTGCAGCAGCACGTGGTGACGCACGCAGGCCACCGCGGCCTGGCCCAGGCCCCAGCTCTCGCAGAGCGCGGCGCCCAGCGCGTCGTGGCTGACGCCGAAGCCGGCGTGCTCCAGCGTCAGCAGCTCGGTGTCCGAGCGTGCTGCGCGCAGCATCGCGCGGTAGTGGTCGGCGGCGTGGCGGAACAGCACCGCCTTGCCGCATTCCTCGAACAGCCCGGCCGAGTG is a window encoding:
- the mnmA gene encoding tRNA 2-thiouridine(34) synthase MnmA, whose translation is MQGKRRVVVGLSGGVDSAVSAWLLKQQGYEVVGLFMKNWEDDDDSEYCSSRQDFLDAAAVADVIGIDLEHVNFAAEYKDRVFAEFLREYSAGRTPNPDVLCNAEIKFKAFLDHAMRLGAERIATGHYARVRERDGRFELLKGLDPAKDQSYFLHRLNQAQLARTMFPVGELPKTEVRRIAAEIGLPNAKKKDSTGICFIGERPFREFLNRYLAQAPGDIEDERGRVVGRHVGLSFYTLGQRQGLGIGGLKTGGGEHAPWYVARKELERNVLRVVQGHDHPWLLSRTLAASDCAWVAGTPPAEGALAAKTRYRQADAACTLRRDGEAVVLSFAEPQWAVTPGQSAVVYGGEVCLGGGVIESSEP
- a CDS encoding efflux RND transporter periplasmic adaptor subunit, producing the protein MLTPLAAARGAAPRRRGRRWIWLGFVGIAAALAVAAWSRRAPEVQATSVASAYPSARFAELSASGYVVAQRRAAVASKATGRLVELAVREGSVVKAGDLIARIDAADVLPTVLAAEAGVRQAEATRRQAAVELDNARADLERTLGLKDQGFVSPQAVDSARRRADAAAAALAANDAAIAQSRAQLNVQRVARDNTEIRAPFDGVVLVKNANVGDLITPLSSATGALGAVVTMADMSTLEVEADVSEANVGRIRIDQPVEIALDALPDKRFAGSVARIVPTVDRAKATVMTKIRFEQLDPRILPEMAARVVFLSQAASEADRRPVMALNPKAVVERDGRRVVLRIGADERLEAVPVSVGRTLGDVVEIAPGALKPGERVVLAPADTLAAGTRVTVAK
- a CDS encoding ABC transporter ATP-binding protein; its protein translation is MNTPPLIRIQGLRKTYRRGEQDIPVLEGIDLDVHAGEFVALMGPSGSGKSTLLNLVAGIDKPSAGTIEIAGTDIATLDEGQLADWRAANVGFIFQFYNLLPVLTAAENVELPLLLTNLTARERRERVAQALALVSLADRAGHYPNELSGGQQQRVAIARALVGDPTLIVADEPTGDLDRHTGEEVLSLLEQLVAELGKTIVMVTHDPKAAARAHRLVHLEKGVLVDEAAAG
- a CDS encoding ABC transporter permease — encoded protein: MFLLRLLLKNAFRHRLRTLLTIVGLMVAVCAFGLLRTIVDAWYAGANASSSTRLVVRSATSLTVPLPLAYAERLRAVDGVTAVSWSNWFGGVYVTERNFFPQFAVDGASYLPLYPEFVVADAERTAWLRDRRGVLVGRTLAAKYGWKVGDTVPLRGTIYSGTWNFTIRGIYQGADAGVDQNQMLMHWGYVNEIQRQRFPGRGDSVGVFVVGIRDPNDAALVGQRIDTMFRNSLAETLTETEKAFQLGFVSMSEAILVALQAVSLIVIVIIMAVMANTMAMTARERLAEYATLKALGFPPEFVVKLLFGESLLIAVIGGVLGVLVTLPLASAFANAVGTLFPVFRVAPETIALQLLAALAVGVAAAAWPAWRSSRIDIVDGLRHVA
- a CDS encoding ABC transporter permease — translated: MRRAVPLAYIARNLWVRRVTTALTAGGMALVIFVFATVLMMTEGIRATLVATGQPDNVVVLRKGSNAEITSTIGREQAGIIESLPGIATDAAGQPLVSREPVVLNSLVKRNGKPGNVTLRGTSATGLALRPQVHIVEGRFFRPGSAEIVVGRAVARGYDGVAPGSTLRFAGRDWTVVGILDAGKTGFDSEIWGDSEQLMQAFRRLAYSSVIFRLAEPSSFEAVRARLEDDPRLTLEAKPEIRFYAEQSEQLANFISILGTALALIFSTGAIVGAAITMFGAVASRVGEIGTLRALGFRREAVLVAFLGESLLLAFVGGVFGLAAASLMQFVDVSTTNFATFSELAFQFRLTPVIGAKAIAFALAMGLIGGFVPAWRAARLKIVDCLRAA
- a CDS encoding AMP-binding protein; this encodes MSETIPDTVPDDALALQRLWHWEKTAPARIAFTQPGGGTLRDISWGEAIGQARRMAAHLVSLGLPRGSCIAILGKNSAHWLMADWAIWMAGHVSVPLYPTLAAATVRQVLEHSGARLLFVGKLDTWHEMKAGVPEGLSCVELPLGPGSGAPRWDDIVAATAPLAGEPVRPGTELCTVMYTSGTTGAPKGVMHRFSHFAWALQSGLRRIGGLDADARMLSYLPLSHVAERTLVEHGQLASGMRVYFADTLETFAEDLRRARPTVFFSVPRLWLKFQQGVHAKMPPSKLNTLLAVPGLGRIVRRKVLEGLGLDACRFAAGGAAPMPPELLRWYGRLGLDVVEVYGMTENCGISHATLPGHPRPGTVGLPYDGVSSRLDPQSGEIQMRCPALMTGYYREPELTREAFTADGWLHTGDQGELDEGGNLRITGRVKDLFKTSKGKYVAPAPIEDKLVMHPAVEACCVSGAHLHQPLGLVMLNPAAAAQADDAEGRAALERSLADHLATVNSLLDPHERLVCLVAMRDAWTVANDLVTPTFKVKRGRIEALFARRYEQWTAGGRAVVWYDGGA
- a CDS encoding HDOD domain-containing protein gives rise to the protein MSVNAELRTLEIDIPAQPEALVKLSLLLAEEDVNLSAAASLIEADMALAAAVLKAVNSSLYGLRGRVRSVQQAITYLGMREIAAITFEIGLRAAFPPAAELEPMWARAARRGLVMGRIAHKLSLDAWAAHSAGLFEECGKAVLFRHAADHYRAMLRAARSDTELLTLEHAGFGVSHDALGAALCESWGLGQAAVACVRHHVLLQFGLEFPPQMPPNRRAIGAVSVIAHALINDPATVDEVTATIAPLAELDVTLALRSVRQVQEQLADALSHGR